Proteins found in one Anopheles aquasalis chromosome 3, idAnoAquaMG_Q_19, whole genome shotgun sequence genomic segment:
- the LOC126575858 gene encoding xaa-Pro dipeptidase isoform X2: protein MFGVTEPGCYGTVEVNTGRAVLFVPRLPEEYSVWMGPLLGLDDFQRKYEVDAVYYVDEIVDIISGNHPSVLLVLSGQNTDSGSIAKPASFKGIERFIIDTEILFPVIAECRVIKSQAEIEVLRYVARVSSDAHKAVMKAIKPGMYEYQAEAEFLRHSYAVGGCRHVSYTCICGAGSNSAILHYGHAGSPNDYEILDGSMCLFDMGANYGGYTADITCSFPANGKFTKDQKLIYNAVLAARDAVCGAAREGVSWIDMHLLANRVMLEELRNGQLLQGDVGEMMEAGLNAVFQPHGLGHFLGLDVHDVGGYLPGCPERSTRPGVNRLRTARTLKAGMYLTIEPGCYFIEPLLNQALADPKLSKFLVKENLMRFRNFGGVRIEDDVLITKTGIENFTLVPRTVEEIEAWMAN, encoded by the exons ATGTTCGGCGTCACTGAACCTGGATGCTATGGAACGGTTGAGGTTAATACAGgacgtgctgtgctgtttgttCCACGGTTGCCAGAAGAGTACTCAGTGTGGATGGGACCGCTACTTGGACTCGATGACTTCCAGCGCAAATATGAAGTCGATGCTGTGTACTACGTTGATGAA ATCGTGGATATAATTTCTGGTAACCATCCATCAGTGCTTTTAGTTTTG AGTGGCCAGAATACTGATAGTGGCTCTATAGCAAAGCCGGCTTCTTTCAAAGGCATCGAAAG attcaTTATTGATACTGAAATTCTTTTTCCTGTTATTGCCGAATG CCGAGTCATCAAGTCTCAGGCAGAGATCGAGGTGCTGCGCTATGTAGCGCGCGTATCTTCTGATGCCCACAAGGCTGTTATGAAGGCGATCAAGCCGGGAATGTACGAGTACCAGGCGGAGGCAGAATTTCTTCGCCATTCGTACGCCGTTGGCGGTTGCCGCCACGTTTCTTATACCTGCATCTGTGGCGCAGGTTCTAACTCGGCTATCTTGCATTACGGGCACGCCGGATCGCCAAACGATTATGAGATTCTGGACGGTTCTATGTGTCTCTTTGACATGGGCGCGAACTATGGTGGATACACTGCCGACATTACCTGCAGCTTCCCAGCTAACGGAAAGTTTACCAAGGATCAAAAGCTTATCTACAATGCTGTCCTGGCTGCACGTGATGCAGTCTGCGGGGCTGCCCGGGAGGGTGTTTCTTGGATCGATATGCATCTGTTAGCCAATCGCGTCATGCTAGAGGAGCTACGTAACGGTCAGCTGCTGCAGGGTGATGTGGGGGAGATGATGGAGGCAGGGCTAAATGCCGTATTCCAACCGCACGGTCTCGGTCATTTCCTCGGTCTGGACGTTCACGACGTTGGCGGGTATTTGCCGGGCTGTCCGGAACGCTCCACACGCCCTGGAGTAAACCGGCTCCGCACGGCCCGAACACTTAAAGCGGGCATGTACCTCACCATTGAACCGGGCTGCTACTTTATTGAACCA CTTCTAAACCAGGCGCTAGCTGATCCAAAATTGAGCAAGTTCTTGGTGAAGGAAAACCTGATGCGTTTTCGCAACTTCGGTGGGGTACGCATCGAGGACGATGTTCTCATTACAAAGACCGGCATCGAAAACTTCACCCTTGTACCGAGAAC CGTAGAGGAAATCGAAGCCTGGATGGCCAACTGA